The Aspergillus flavus chromosome 6, complete sequence nucleotide sequence GGGGACGCCCAGATCCTGACGGGCGCggttgaggaggatgaagttgGTGATGTCATGTTCGCCGACGTGGCCAGCACACTCGAAACCGTCGATGGACAGGAAGTCAACACCCAGCTTGACGGCTGATTTAGCGTGACGGATTGTCGTGCACTTGTGCAGGATAGTGGTGTTggctttcttcagctgggTAATCACCGGACCGGGGTTGTTTCCGGCCGTCTCGACAATCTTGACACCCTCATCGATGATAACCTGGGCGTAGGCAGCGTAGTCTGGGGGCACAAGGGCGGGGAGGAGAGTCAGGTTGACACCGAAGGGCTTCTTGGTCATGGAGCGACATTTCCGGATCTCTTTGCGGAGGTCTTCGGGGGTGGGTTGGGTGAGGGCAGTGAGCTGGATGGATAATCAGCGATATTCGTCTTCATTTGCTTTCGCATGTGATCTGATACGTACGATTCCAAGGCCTCCAGCGTTGCTGACCGCTGCGGCGAGTTCAGCGTATCCAACCCATTGCATACCACCCTGGACGACAGGGACTGCGAGCGGTTAGTTAGACACCAATATCTCCGGGGAGTAAGCCTAGGTACCTGTGATGCCCAGCTTCCTTGTCAGTGCAGTGTTGAAGCCCATTTTGTTCCTGTTCTAACTGTATGCAACTGAGATTGAGCGTATGTACTTCTAGATAGCGGCCGACTCGACGGTGGCTCCAATAATTAATATGAACAGAGAATGTATAATCTATCAGTGAAGGGTATCACGAACAACAGGCTATTAAAAGAGTGGCCTTCGGATCAGCAAAGGAATGCGACTTCTTTGTACCCGCGGAGATTCTGCCGTGGGGAAGAGTTACCGAGGTTCGTGGCCGACCGACGGTCGGGTCGGCGAGATTAATATTCAGGACGGCCCCTGGAGAGAACAAGAATGCGGGGGAATGCCGCAAGTTGACAGCTGGGGAAATAAGTCCTGAATGACGGATGACATGGTAGCATATTTGCATAAAATAGGAAGATCCTTGCCATTTGTCCCCATCGCATAGCATGTTGTTGCGAATGCCATCCCCGCATGTGATTACGCGGCGGCTTTTATGAATGATTGATAGGGAGCACATGATTCCCTTCGCCATAGTCCCATGACTAGAGAATGTGTGAACAAAGTGCTTGTATCTACTATACCACATCTCTAACATCAAATGAACACAGTGTAACCCCGAAAACATGTATATAGATTCCTTTATGGCTGGAGGAACTAGAACGCCATCAATGCATATAGGTATAAGCGAATGTAACCACAAATCAGCAGAAATATCCTAACTCTTTTATTTTGCTCCCATTTGGCTGGCCAGCCACTGCTCGTGCAGCTTCTTCTGTCTCTCCCAGTCTTTCCGAAGCTTCTTAGCCCGGCTCTTAGCGATCTCCTCGCCAGCCGCATCGCGGGTGGGGAGACCCTCGTCATCCCACGCGCTATATTCGTTTGTCCGGAACATCTCCAGGTGGCTGAGCTTGCCCTTCTGCAGCCTTTCCaaggcttccttttccttcttctccttttcaagCTGCTTTTGCTGCGCCCGCCTGGCCTTCTCTTCCCGAGCCTGGATCAACTCGCGAGTCACTGGGCGAACGAGTGCAGGCAAGTTGTCTCGATCTTCAAGATACACGCCGACTTCGAACAAATCGATATCGCGAACACGATCGCAGAGTGCCAAAACCTCCTTGCTGATGTTATTCGATTCCTCAAGTGACGACAGTTTGTTACGGAAATTGCTCAAGACGTCAGCATAAGGCTTCGTGGAATCTGTGACCTCCTGCTCGGGAAGAGCTTCACGATCGACGATCTCAGCAATGGTCTTGGCGTTGACTCCTTCCTTCGCCCGTGCGGCCTGTCGCAGAGAGTCACGCATGGAGGACAGTGGGTGGAGGAAGGGCTTGGCCTCTTCGGGGACGTCAATACCAGACCATCCGATTTCTTGACTGTCGGCAGCAGCCTTGCCATTGAGGCCAAAGATATTGACCATAGAAGTCACCCACCGGGCAACAGCCTCAACGTCCTTGGGGTTGACGGCTGACTTGTCGGCGCTGTTGTATTTCGTGATAAGCTCAGAAATAGCATACATGGCTCCCGGGGTGTTGAACGAGTCGCACAGGTGCTCATAGACAGCCTTCTGGGCATCTGCCAAAGCAGTGGCGAGAGTATCGTCCGTGCCAGAACCTTGCAGGGCAGCGGGGTCCTTCACCTTGATGAAAAAGTtgttcaccttctcctcccacGAGCTACCAGCGCTAACAAGGTCATCGGTGATTTCAACACCATCCTTCCAGCCGCCCAACAGGAACACAATTCTCAAGCTCCGGGGGGTCCActccttcctttccaatGCCTCACGAATGGTAGTGAAATTCTTCAGAGACTTAGACATCTTAGAGCCCTGGATGGACAGGTGTCCCATGTGGAAGAAATAGTTAACCCACTGTTCGTCGTGTGAATGGTTATGGCTGTCTGCCCAGTATGCCTCGCTTTGCGCAAGTTCGTTGTCATGGTGAGGGAACGCAAGGTCGACACCACCCGAATGGATGTCCAGCTGCTTGCCCAACCGTGCGGAAGCCATGGCAGAGCACTCAATATGCCATCCGGGTCTTCCACGACCCCAGGAGCTCGCCCAGCTAGGCTCACCAGGCTTCGAAGCCTTCCAGAGGGCGAAATCAGATGCAGATCGCTTATCTGTAGCTTTCTTTGTCAAGgaaccttctccttcagccaACAGCTTGCTATCTGAACGGTTCCAGGGTTCCAGCCGGGCGT carries:
- a CDS encoding cysteinyl-tRNA synthetase; its protein translation is MLDSGWLSGWPPGTPPVVWIICPSFGAPFLMPLTSHRLPRLVSNFLTNRSKQRLSLFYPVALLSRSRSMATARQQPQWQQPPLHPEAEKSLPPLKVWNSLTRSKNPFIPIDKEGKKVSWYACGPTVYDDAHLGHARNYVSTDIIRRIMRDYFKFDVNFVMNITDVDDKIILRGRQQHLFTEFTSEHPTIDGDVLDVAKKAYTAYIKKNLPLLSPDLPVSQYKDEVEKTYATVLNGGPLPGNEKAGDDEAKAKMHIKTVASAAKVIAEAEQSGERPKGFAEKFYTEAQDLLLPYLDSLKGTSINADDHGIFTKLTKRYEERFLKDMRDLNVLDPNEITRVTEYGAEIADFVEKIVKNNFGYVTDDGSVYFDIEAFEAAGHPYARLEPWNRSDSKLLAEGEGSLTKKATDKRSASDFALWKASKPGEPSWASSWGRGRPGWHIECSAMASARLGKQLDIHSGGVDLAFPHHDNELAQSEAYWADSHNHSHDEQWVNYFFHMGHLSIQGSKMSKSLKNFTTIREALERKEWTPRSLRIVFLLGGWKDGVEITDDLVSAGSSWEEKVNNFFIKVKDPAALQGSGTDDTLATALADAQKAVYEHLCDSFNTPGAMYAISELITKYNSADKSAVNPKDVEAVARWVTSMVNIFGLNGKAAADSQEIGWSGIDVPEEAKPFLHPLSSMRDSLRQAARAKEGVNAKTIAEIVDREALPEQEVTDSTKPYADVLSNFRNKLSSLEESNNISKEVLALCDRVRDIDLFEVGVYLEDRDNLPALVRPVTRELIQAREEKARRAQQKQLEKEKKEKEALERLQKGKLSHLEMFRTNEYSAWDDEGLPTRDAAGEEIAKSRAKKLRKDWERQKKLHEQWLASQMGAK